The Methanofollis sp. UBA420 genome contains a region encoding:
- a CDS encoding acetoacetate decarboxylase family protein, whose protein sequence is MFRPRNDFTYLMPVHFGGGKFDAGTLITQRSTALTLTYETERDLLENYIPEGFELLAPEVQVSFNRFTEINWMQGGQYNLINVAAPVRFHGTKDRLDGAYTLVVWENKTAPILGGREQTGIPKIYADIEDLHIVRPHYATTVSYEGNTFLTLDFEAAGPITGEDLDAVKSQMASMNTLGWRYIPKVGAPGAELSQFVLYPQGMEVESAQAGTGTLRWTEQTPMQNPAQYYIINSLAALPIKRVTQALLTEGTAVLRAMGARVIE, encoded by the coding sequence ATGTTCAGACCACGAAACGATTTCACATACCTGATGCCGGTCCACTTCGGCGGCGGAAAATTCGATGCCGGGACGCTCATCACGCAGAGATCGACGGCCCTGACCCTCACCTACGAAACCGAGAGAGACCTTCTGGAGAACTACATCCCCGAAGGTTTCGAACTCCTGGCCCCTGAGGTGCAGGTGAGTTTCAACAGGTTCACCGAGATCAACTGGATGCAGGGCGGACAGTACAACCTGATCAATGTGGCGGCGCCTGTCAGGTTCCACGGCACGAAGGACCGCCTGGACGGCGCGTACACGCTGGTCGTCTGGGAGAACAAGACCGCACCCATCCTCGGCGGGCGGGAGCAGACCGGGATCCCGAAGATCTATGCTGATATCGAGGACCTGCACATCGTCAGGCCGCACTATGCGACGACGGTCAGTTACGAGGGGAACACCTTCCTCACCCTGGACTTCGAGGCCGCAGGGCCGATAACGGGAGAGGACCTGGACGCCGTGAAGTCCCAGATGGCGTCCATGAACACCCTGGGGTGGCGGTATATCCCGAAGGTGGGGGCGCCGGGTGCGGAATTGAGCCAGTTCGTCCTCTACCCTCAGGGTATGGAGGTGGAGTCGGCACAGGCGGGAACGGGCACCCTCAGGTGGACAGAGCAGACGCCGATGCAGAACCCGGCCCAGTACTATATCATCAACAGCCTCGCCGCCCTCCCCATAAAGAGGGTGACGCAGGCGTTGCTGACCGAGGGGACGGCCGTCCTTCGTGCGATGGGCGCGAGGGTCATCGAATGA